In Chloroflexota bacterium, the following are encoded in one genomic region:
- a CDS encoding DUF47 domain-containing protein produces MSPFQILPAERGFFDWFEKGAVTARDAARALSDLLHDYRDAEGRVLNITELEHQGDFIVHETLNLLSRTFITPLEGDEIRALVSAIDDVTDWIEDAADALLLYEVQTPIPEVQLLAKLLVQSAEQMVEAMPLLRDKKHYPRIKAYTVEINRLENEADRVLRNALTRLVRERDDWFEFMRWKEILEKIEEATDKCEDAADILEAVVVKNA; encoded by the coding sequence ATGTCGCCGTTCCAGATACTCCCGGCCGAACGCGGCTTCTTTGATTGGTTCGAGAAGGGGGCTGTCACGGCCCGCGACGCCGCGCGCGCCCTGTCCGACCTCTTACACGACTACCGGGATGCCGAGGGCCGCGTCCTCAACATCACCGAGCTGGAGCACCAGGGCGACTTTATCGTGCACGAGACGCTGAACCTGCTCTCACGCACGTTCATCACGCCGCTCGAAGGCGACGAGATCCGCGCCCTGGTCAGCGCCATCGACGACGTCACGGACTGGATCGAGGACGCGGCGGACGCCCTGCTCCTCTACGAGGTGCAGACCCCCATCCCGGAGGTGCAGTTGCTGGCCAAGCTGCTGGTGCAGTCCGCCGAGCAGATGGTCGAGGCGATGCCGCTGCTCCGGGACAAGAAGCACTACCCACGCATCAAGGCGTACACCGTCGAGATCAACCGCCTGGAAAACGAGGCCGACCGCGTCCTTCGCAACGCATTGACCCGGCTCGTCCGCGAGCGCGACGACTGGTTCGAGTTCATGCGCTGGAAGGAGATCCTCGAGAAGATCGAGGAGGCGACGGACAAGTGTGAGGACGCCGCCGACATCCTCGAAGCGGTGGTCGTCAAGAACGCCTGA
- a CDS encoding transglutaminase family protein has product MRVRVGCEFRYQTPAPVPMLVLVRARPDAEHRTLYESQWTEPQFRLREYQDSFGNPCWRLMLPAGGSLIRYDAVVEVSSEPDLVRPDAPLVPVQALPDETLAFTLPSRCIESDLLLDDAWRLFGDTPPTWARVQAVCDWVHQHIEYGYGSSGPTTTALDVYQQRKGVCRDFAQLSVAFCRTLNIPARYTFGYFPDIAVEPPDIPMDFHAWFEAYLGDRWYTFDARHNTPRIGRVKIAHGRDAVDVALSTAYGSAALTSMVVWADEIDEQGQPTNQPPVVAEMALDLPPIPVPPPGTVSVETVSRFNGMSSGGVAAEHAHHDESSPEVALASGPARG; this is encoded by the coding sequence ATGCGTGTACGAGTAGGCTGCGAGTTTCGCTACCAGACCCCGGCGCCCGTGCCCATGCTGGTGCTGGTGCGGGCCCGTCCTGATGCCGAGCACCGGACGCTGTACGAATCCCAGTGGACGGAGCCACAGTTCCGGCTGCGCGAGTACCAGGACAGCTTCGGCAACCCCTGCTGGCGGCTGATGCTGCCGGCCGGCGGCTCGCTCATTCGGTACGATGCCGTGGTCGAGGTCAGCTCGGAGCCGGATCTCGTGAGGCCAGACGCGCCGCTCGTGCCCGTGCAGGCGCTGCCGGACGAGACGCTGGCGTTCACGCTGCCCAGCCGCTGCATCGAGTCCGACCTGCTGCTGGATGACGCCTGGAGGCTGTTCGGAGACACCCCGCCGACCTGGGCGCGCGTCCAGGCGGTCTGCGACTGGGTCCACCAGCACATCGAGTACGGCTACGGCAGCAGCGGCCCCACCACGACGGCGCTGGACGTCTACCAACAGCGGAAGGGCGTCTGCCGCGACTTCGCACAACTCAGCGTTGCGTTCTGCCGCACGCTCAACATCCCTGCCCGCTACACGTTCGGCTACTTCCCCGATATCGCCGTCGAGCCGCCAGACATCCCGATGGACTTCCACGCCTGGTTCGAGGCGTACCTGGGCGACCGCTGGTACACCTTCGACGCGCGCCACAACACGCCCCGCATCGGACGGGTCAAGATCGCGCATGGGCGGGACGCCGTGGACGTGGCCCTCTCGACGGCCTACGGCTCCGCCGCGTTGACGAGTATGGTAGTCTGGGCCGACGAGATCGACGAGCAGGGCCAGCCGACCAACCAGCCGCCGGTGGTGGCCGAGATGGCGCTCGACCTGCCGCCGATCCCCGTCCCGCCACCGGGCACGGTCTCCGTTGAGACAGTATCACGGTTCAACGGGATGTCGTCCGGCGGCGTGGCCGCCGAGCATGCCCATCATGACGAGAGCAGCCCAGAGGTTGCGCTGGCCTCCGGGCCGGCTCGGGGCTGA
- a CDS encoding transglutaminase family protein, with product MDWPRARRAVYAVHQRYTYAYSAPVSSIRQRLVMVPRERHGDQRLLEQELTVAGAEGAVLTWQEDVFGNRVGRMRATRVEESLAFTAAYRVERQADPRQHPGILLAQSWEDGVYLDPTALTAPDISLRNVAARMDERGLRQVDLAERVHTWAAQAITYQIGVTGVQTPAAMALHLGRGVCQDYAHMMLAVLRLVGIPARYVSGHLLGEGAPHAWVEALVDDANEHGIPEVLAFDPTHHRRAGLNYITVAVGRDYADIAPTSGTFVGPATGRLSPSKQAEIIEVEYEDGTVWTAARAAAAGKESAA from the coding sequence GTGGACTGGCCACGAGCCCGCCGGGCCGTCTACGCCGTCCATCAGCGCTACACCTACGCCTACAGCGCGCCCGTCTCCTCGATCCGCCAGCGGCTGGTGATGGTCCCCCGCGAGCGCCACGGCGATCAGCGGCTGCTCGAACAGGAGCTGACCGTCGCCGGGGCCGAGGGCGCCGTGCTGACCTGGCAGGAAGACGTCTTCGGGAACCGCGTCGGCCGCATGCGGGCCACGCGCGTCGAGGAGTCGCTGGCGTTCACGGCAGCGTACCGCGTCGAGCGGCAGGCCGATCCGCGCCAGCACCCCGGCATCCTGCTGGCCCAGTCCTGGGAAGACGGCGTCTACCTCGATCCGACCGCCCTGACGGCCCCGGACATCAGTCTGCGGAACGTGGCCGCGCGCATGGATGAGCGCGGGCTGCGGCAGGTCGATCTGGCCGAACGGGTACACACCTGGGCCGCCCAGGCGATCACCTACCAGATCGGCGTGACCGGCGTGCAGACACCGGCCGCGATGGCGCTCCACCTGGGGCGGGGCGTCTGCCAGGACTACGCCCACATGATGCTGGCGGTCCTGCGGCTGGTCGGCATCCCCGCCCGCTACGTCTCAGGGCACCTGCTCGGAGAGGGTGCGCCGCACGCCTGGGTCGAGGCGCTGGTGGACGATGCCAACGAGCACGGCATCCCCGAGGTGCTCGCGTTCGATCCGACGCACCATCGGCGGGCCGGCCTGAACTACATCACGGTGGCCGTGGGGCGGGACTACGCCGACATTGCGCCGACCTCCGGCACGTTCGTCGGGCCGGCCACCGGGCGGCTCTCTCCCAGCAAGCAGGCCGAGATCATCGAGGTCGAGTACGAGGACGGCACGGTCTGGACGGCCGCACGGGCTGCGGCGGCCGGGAAGGAATCTGCTGCTTGA
- a CDS encoding circularly permuted type 2 ATP-grasp protein, with protein sequence MPPYDPSGFWDEMFAGPGRVRPHYTALARRLATLGPADVARRQQAADRSFQARGITFAVNQGAEGIEKIMPFDLVPRMITPDEWSQIERGLEQRVRALNLFLHDIYHDQHILEHGVVPWELVLGASGYRREFRGVDPPLGVYTHVVGSDLVRDASGAFYVLEDNLRTPSGVSYLVENRRVLKRTWPQIFQTYDVRPVEQYPQDLLEVLLAIAPPVVDEPNVVVLTPGVFNSAYYEHVFLAKAMGVELVHGSDLFVDDATIYMRTTRGRRRVDVIYRRVDDDFLDPLTFKPDSLLGVAGLVATYRLGRVSLANGIGTGVADDKAIYAYVPRIIQYYLGEDPIIPNVKTYLASEDDERQYILEHLGELVVKSVNESGGYGMLIGPHSTAAEREQFRQQILANPRSYIAQPTLALSRHPCWVDDHFEGRHVDLRPFVLFGKEVKVTPGGLTRVALRRGSLVVNSSQGGGGKDTWVLGSLPTPAGQAGRPDVAGAAERREDA encoded by the coding sequence ATGCCGCCCTACGACCCGAGCGGCTTCTGGGACGAGATGTTCGCCGGGCCGGGCCGCGTCCGGCCGCACTACACGGCGCTGGCCCGCCGGCTCGCGACGCTCGGGCCGGCCGATGTGGCGCGGCGACAGCAGGCGGCGGACCGCTCGTTCCAGGCGCGGGGCATCACCTTCGCGGTGAACCAGGGGGCCGAGGGCATCGAGAAGATCATGCCGTTCGACCTTGTGCCCCGCATGATCACCCCGGACGAGTGGTCACAGATCGAGCGCGGGCTTGAGCAGCGGGTTCGCGCCCTCAACCTCTTCCTGCACGACATCTACCACGACCAGCACATCCTCGAACACGGCGTGGTGCCGTGGGAGCTGGTGCTCGGCGCATCCGGCTACCGCCGTGAGTTCCGAGGCGTCGATCCACCTCTCGGCGTCTACACCCACGTCGTCGGCAGCGACCTCGTGCGGGACGCCAGCGGCGCGTTCTACGTGCTGGAGGACAACCTCCGCACCCCCTCGGGTGTCTCGTACCTCGTCGAGAACCGCCGCGTGCTCAAGCGCACCTGGCCGCAGATCTTCCAGACGTACGACGTGCGGCCCGTCGAGCAGTACCCCCAGGACCTGCTCGAAGTGCTGCTGGCGATCGCGCCGCCCGTCGTCGACGAGCCGAACGTGGTGGTGCTGACGCCGGGCGTCTTCAACTCGGCCTACTACGAGCACGTCTTCCTGGCGAAGGCGATGGGCGTCGAGCTGGTGCACGGCTCCGACCTGTTCGTGGACGACGCCACCATCTACATGCGCACCACGCGCGGCCGGCGGCGCGTGGACGTGATCTACCGCCGCGTGGACGACGACTTCCTGGACCCGCTCACGTTCAAGCCGGACTCGCTGCTCGGGGTGGCCGGGCTGGTGGCAACCTACCGCCTCGGGCGCGTCAGCCTTGCCAACGGCATCGGCACCGGCGTGGCGGACGACAAGGCGATCTACGCCTACGTTCCCCGCATCATCCAGTACTACCTGGGCGAAGACCCGATCATCCCGAACGTCAAGACGTACCTCGCCTCGGAGGACGACGAGCGCCAGTACATCCTGGAGCACCTGGGCGAGCTGGTGGTCAAGTCCGTCAACGAGAGCGGCGGCTACGGCATGCTGATCGGGCCCCACTCGACCGCCGCCGAGCGCGAGCAGTTCCGCCAGCAGATCCTCGCCAACCCGCGTTCCTACATCGCGCAGCCGACGCTGGCGCTGTCACGGCACCCCTGCTGGGTCGATGACCACTTCGAGGGGCGCCATGTCGATCTGCGGCCGTTCGTGCTGTTCGGGAAAGAGGTCAAGGTCACGCCGGGCGGGCTGACACGCGTCGCGCTGCGGCGCGGCTCGCTGGTGGTCAACTCGTCGCAGGGCGGCGGCGGCAAGGATACCTGGGTGCTGGGGAGCCTGCCGACGCCTGCCGGGCAGGCTGGCCGACCGGACGTGGCTGGCGCCGCTGAGAGAAGAGAGGACGCCTGA
- a CDS encoding alpha-E domain-containing protein: protein MLCRVADDIFWMSRYVERAIAVGRLIDVVWHFELDAGEQDDDGAFWLPLLGTEGSRPYLRGGKPTPRDVRHYLALAPENGSSLVSCIRKARAAAQGVRESISSEMWEQLNTVYLSLNSARIMAEAEDDPYAFYRRIRDGMWFVQGLADSTLLRNESWLFFCLGRSLERADSLARILTLQAPLLQEAATASQDDVVRWLAVLRSCGAAEAYSHYYALRIEPARVIEFLLLNPLFPQSIRFCLESAMTALEAIAGPVTVGMPGVGKGDLAVRALGLLEARLRHTAVDEVLEEGLEPFLDDIQQRVRTVSEHVTAGYLRDEPQPGRLVAVARAAMIMATQQQQQ from the coding sequence ATGCTCTGTCGCGTGGCCGACGACATCTTCTGGATGAGCCGCTACGTCGAGCGGGCCATCGCCGTGGGGCGGCTGATCGACGTGGTCTGGCACTTCGAGCTTGACGCCGGCGAGCAGGACGACGACGGCGCGTTCTGGCTGCCGCTGCTCGGGACGGAGGGCAGCCGCCCGTACCTGCGAGGCGGAAAGCCGACCCCGCGCGATGTGCGCCACTACCTCGCGCTGGCCCCCGAGAACGGCAGCTCGCTGGTCTCCTGCATCCGCAAGGCCCGCGCCGCCGCCCAGGGCGTGCGTGAGTCGATCTCCTCCGAGATGTGGGAGCAGCTCAACACCGTCTACCTGTCCCTCAACTCGGCCCGCATCATGGCCGAGGCCGAAGACGACCCCTACGCCTTCTACCGCCGCATCCGAGACGGCATGTGGTTCGTACAGGGCCTGGCAGACAGCACCCTGCTGCGAAACGAGTCCTGGCTGTTCTTCTGCCTGGGCCGCTCGCTGGAGCGGGCCGACTCGCTGGCGCGCATCCTGACGCTGCAGGCGCCCCTGTTGCAGGAGGCGGCCACGGCCAGCCAGGATGACGTCGTGCGGTGGCTCGCCGTGCTGCGCTCCTGTGGCGCTGCCGAGGCCTACAGCCACTACTACGCCCTCCGCATCGAGCCGGCTCGCGTTATCGAGTTCCTGCTGCTGAACCCGCTGTTCCCGCAGTCGATCCGCTTCTGCCTGGAATCGGCGATGACCGCCCTGGAGGCCATCGCCGGGCCGGTGACGGTCGGGATGCCGGGGGTCGGCAAGGGCGACCTTGCCGTGCGGGCGCTGGGCCTGCTCGAAGCCCGCTTGCGGCACACCGCCGTGGACGAGGTGCTGGAAGAGGGCCTGGAGCCGTTCCTCGACGACATCCAGCAGCGCGTACGGACCGTCTCCGAGCACGTGACGGCCGGCTACCTCCGGGACGAGCCGCAGCCCGGGCGGCTGGTCGCCGTGGCCCGCGCAGCGATGATCATGGCCACGCAGCAGCAGCAGCAGTGA
- a CDS encoding transglutaminase family protein translates to MRVSVVHTTHLSYGTHVVEGVMDVRLGPRSDHDQRWQEYDLRATPSAAIRRYYDGFGNAAHLVTIARPHESVELVSRGVIDTLLTDPFALPDYRPVALGPSELADYLSPSVIVPSDPETRRLAEPFRPVSPDATFEAVQGLMALVYDGFQYEQHVTTVATTVPEVLKGRTGVCQDFAHVLIGLCRAIGIPARYVSGYIVPSRSGQQQTQALGTMTQSQGYGSQTYGDAHGPSRGAGASHAWIEAFTPTHGWRGFDPTNNLLASTYHVKMGIGRDYNDVPPTRGTFRGLAEEKLTVEVVARILD, encoded by the coding sequence ATGCGCGTCTCTGTCGTCCACACGACCCACCTCAGCTACGGCACGCATGTCGTGGAAGGGGTCATGGATGTGCGGCTCGGGCCGCGTTCCGACCACGATCAGCGGTGGCAGGAGTACGATCTCCGCGCCACGCCGAGCGCCGCCATCCGTCGCTACTACGACGGCTTCGGGAACGCCGCGCACCTCGTCACCATCGCCCGGCCGCACGAGTCCGTGGAGCTGGTCTCGCGGGGCGTCATCGACACCCTGCTGACGGACCCGTTCGCGCTGCCGGACTACCGTCCCGTCGCGCTGGGGCCGTCCGAGCTGGCGGACTACCTCTCGCCGTCGGTCATCGTGCCGAGCGACCCCGAAACGAGGCGGCTGGCCGAGCCGTTCCGCCCAGTCTCTCCCGATGCAACCTTCGAGGCCGTCCAGGGGCTGATGGCGCTCGTCTACGACGGCTTCCAGTACGAGCAGCACGTCACCACCGTCGCCACCACCGTGCCAGAGGTGCTGAAGGGGCGGACGGGCGTCTGCCAGGACTTCGCGCACGTCCTCATCGGGCTGTGCCGAGCCATCGGGATCCCTGCACGCTACGTCAGCGGGTACATCGTGCCGTCCCGCTCGGGCCAGCAGCAGACACAGGCGCTCGGCACGATGACCCAGTCACAGGGCTACGGCTCACAGACCTATGGCGACGCCCACGGGCCAAGCCGAGGGGCCGGCGCGTCGCACGCCTGGATCGAGGCGTTCACGCCGACGCACGGCTGGCGCGGCTTCGACCCGACCAACAACCTGCTGGCGAGCACCTACCACGTCAAGATGGGCATCGGGCGGGACTACAATGACGTCCCGCCCACCCGGGGCACCTTCCGGGGGCTGGCCGAGGAGAAGCTGACCGTCGAGGTTGTGGCGCGCATCCTCGACTGA
- a CDS encoding glycosyltransferase family 4 protein: MNRQQPASTTSASPIRRVLYILQSTAIGGMESFCGDMAHDLAGRGIEVRIIVPVAKRFDVLERRLTAGGAKVHRIDVYADRTGGQRYPSLGYWRGLLTRYIPLLRSWQPDVVHLHRGNVIGGMPMLGLARLLTDASVLYTDHDVPFPGLKRRHQIGTWITDHIVHGIVAVSRRNAHLRYTKLGAVEDRFASILNGIPIVEPKPGEQAANRATTRQQLGIPTDAPVVGCVVRLVEGKGLETLLDAFALVRAEQQATLLLVGEGPLRAGLERRAADLGIADSVVFAGFHPDPFPFMDAMDIFALAVPAGSMSIALLEAMARGLTPVITFCGPEEAVINDQTGLCAPPNDPPALARALGRLVADGALREHLGRTAALHVRTHFSIARAASDHLELYAAVRHGPVPSRLRADGPPNPRPGGCPGSAGCIS; encoded by the coding sequence ATGAACCGCCAACAGCCTGCCAGCACCACCAGCGCCTCGCCGATCCGTCGCGTACTCTACATTTTGCAGAGCACCGCCATCGGCGGCATGGAGTCGTTCTGCGGCGACATGGCGCACGATCTGGCCGGGCGCGGCATCGAGGTGCGGATCATCGTACCAGTGGCGAAGCGCTTCGACGTGTTGGAGCGCCGCCTCACGGCCGGCGGTGCGAAAGTCCACCGCATCGACGTGTACGCTGACCGGACGGGTGGACAACGGTATCCGAGCCTGGGCTACTGGCGCGGGCTGCTGACCCGTTACATCCCCTTGCTGCGCTCCTGGCAGCCAGACGTGGTGCACCTGCACCGTGGTAACGTCATCGGCGGCATGCCGATGCTCGGGCTGGCGCGCCTGCTGACCGACGCCTCGGTGCTGTACACCGATCACGACGTCCCCTTCCCCGGCCTGAAGCGGCGTCACCAGATCGGCACCTGGATCACGGACCACATCGTCCACGGCATCGTGGCCGTCTCGCGACGCAACGCCCATCTTCGCTACACCAAGCTGGGTGCCGTCGAGGACCGGTTCGCCTCGATCCTCAACGGCATCCCCATCGTCGAGCCGAAGCCGGGGGAGCAGGCCGCCAATCGCGCCACGACGCGCCAGCAGCTTGGCATCCCAACCGACGCGCCGGTCGTCGGCTGCGTGGTGCGGCTGGTCGAGGGGAAGGGGCTGGAGACGCTGCTCGACGCCTTCGCGCTGGTCCGCGCCGAGCAGCAGGCGACCCTCCTGCTGGTGGGCGAGGGGCCACTGCGCGCGGGCCTGGAGCGGCGCGCGGCCGACCTCGGCATCGCCGATTCGGTGGTCTTCGCCGGCTTTCACCCCGATCCGTTCCCCTTCATGGACGCGATGGACATCTTCGCGCTGGCCGTCCCGGCCGGCTCGATGTCGATCGCGCTGCTGGAGGCGATGGCGCGCGGCCTGACGCCGGTCATCACCTTCTGTGGACCGGAGGAGGCCGTCATCAACGACCAGACCGGCCTCTGCGCCCCGCCGAACGATCCGCCAGCCCTGGCCCGCGCGCTCGGGCGGCTGGTGGCCGATGGCGCGCTGCGGGAACACCTGGGGCGGACGGCGGCCTTGCACGTCCGGACGCACTTCTCCATCGCGCGGGCGGCCAGCGATCACCTGGAGCTGTACGCGGCGGTGCGCCACGGACCTGTTCCCAGCCGGCTCCGCGCCGATGGCCCCCCGAACCCGCGTCCGGGCGGGTGCCCCGGCTCGGCCGGCTGCATCTCGTAG
- a CDS encoding glycosyltransferase family 2 protein: MVTRASPASAGDARQAEGPPSISVVICTNRPGHLHDAVASVLAMHEPPFDLTVIAQGGRPGWVHDDLRDFAGDARLRVVEDDGCGLSRARNIGIRATTGSLILFTDDDCEAAPDWIAAHAAIFMQQPAVGVIFGKVAPPRGYVESDGMVPTFDPVQERGTARLRGRIAFGIGANMAVRRSALERIGLYDEQLGPGGPLQSGDDFDFALRASAAGVRVIADERPVIIHAGGVRPAGDSSTTLWQRDGFAIGVVIAKQVRIRHRDGAIALVGFLGGIVWRAIRRVLRRKRPYGLSMALTLVRSGLPGLMAGLRRPLYGQGAHATYAHPG; encoded by the coding sequence ATGGTGACGAGGGCGTCACCCGCGTCCGCGGGTGACGCTCGACAGGCCGAGGGTCCGCCATCGATCTCCGTCGTCATCTGCACGAACCGACCGGGTCACCTGCACGACGCAGTCGCCAGCGTCCTGGCCATGCATGAGCCGCCCTTCGATCTTACGGTGATCGCGCAGGGTGGACGGCCCGGCTGGGTGCATGACGATCTCCGCGACTTCGCGGGGGATGCCCGTCTGCGGGTGGTCGAGGACGATGGGTGCGGCCTGTCACGCGCGCGGAACATCGGGATCCGTGCGACGACGGGCAGCCTGATCCTCTTCACCGACGACGACTGTGAGGCCGCGCCAGACTGGATCGCCGCGCACGCCGCCATCTTCATGCAGCAGCCAGCGGTGGGCGTGATCTTCGGGAAGGTCGCGCCGCCCCGCGGGTACGTCGAGTCGGATGGTATGGTCCCGACCTTCGATCCGGTCCAGGAGCGTGGCACGGCGCGCCTGCGCGGGCGGATCGCATTCGGCATCGGGGCCAATATGGCGGTCCGCCGGTCAGCGCTGGAGCGCATCGGCCTGTACGACGAGCAGCTCGGTCCTGGCGGGCCGCTCCAGAGCGGCGACGATTTCGACTTCGCGCTGCGGGCCTCGGCAGCGGGCGTGCGGGTCATCGCCGACGAGCGGCCGGTCATCATCCATGCGGGCGGCGTGCGCCCGGCCGGGGACAGCTCGACGACGCTGTGGCAGCGCGACGGCTTCGCCATCGGCGTGGTGATCGCCAAGCAGGTCCGCATCCGGCATCGCGACGGGGCGATCGCCCTGGTCGGCTTTCTGGGCGGCATCGTGTGGCGCGCGATCCGCCGCGTGCTGCGCCGCAAACGGCCCTACGGACTGAGTATGGCCCTGACCCTGGTCCGGAGTGGCCTGCCGGGGCTGATGGCTGGCTTGCGCCGTCCGCTGTACGGCCAGGGCGCACACGCAACCTACGCCCACCCTGGGTGA
- a CDS encoding aldo/keto reductase, whose amino-acid sequence MRYRKLADTDVTLSEVGFGVWTVSAGWWGDFSDDQAADLLRRALDLGVTFFDTGDTYGNGRGETVMAKAFGGQRDKIVIGTKFGYDFYSDPDQRRGQRERPHDWSPKFIRFALEQSLKRLETDYIDLWMLHNPRLDAIQKDDVFALLEDLKAQGKIRAYGASLGPAIGGTEHGDDVLKARNMDALQIIYNLLEQDPGRRFLPVAREKNVGLLVRVPHSSGMLEGKYTPETTFPKNDHRNHRPRSWLIEGLQKVETLKFLHEGRNMTLGQAALKWVLADPIITSAQPNIYNVEQLEEFAAAPDLPDLTAAELVRVAELYARNFDVQPVAV is encoded by the coding sequence ATGCGATACCGCAAGCTCGCCGATACCGACGTCACCCTGAGCGAAGTCGGCTTTGGCGTCTGGACCGTCTCCGCCGGCTGGTGGGGGGACTTCTCCGACGACCAGGCCGCCGACCTGCTGCGGCGGGCGCTTGACCTGGGCGTCACCTTCTTCGATACCGGCGATACCTACGGCAACGGTCGCGGCGAGACGGTCATGGCGAAGGCCTTCGGGGGCCAGCGCGACAAGATCGTCATCGGCACCAAGTTTGGCTACGACTTCTACTCCGACCCAGACCAGCGCCGGGGCCAGCGCGAGCGCCCGCACGACTGGTCGCCGAAGTTCATCCGGTTTGCCCTGGAGCAGAGCCTCAAGCGGCTGGAGACGGACTATATCGACCTCTGGATGCTCCACAACCCGCGTCTGGACGCCATTCAGAAGGACGACGTCTTCGCACTGCTGGAAGACCTGAAGGCCCAGGGCAAGATCCGGGCGTACGGCGCATCGCTGGGGCCGGCCATTGGCGGCACCGAGCACGGCGACGACGTGCTGAAGGCGCGCAACATGGACGCGCTCCAGATCATCTACAACCTCTTGGAGCAGGATCCTGGCCGCCGCTTCCTGCCGGTGGCGCGCGAGAAGAACGTCGGCCTCCTGGTACGCGTGCCGCACTCCTCGGGGATGCTGGAGGGCAAGTACACGCCCGAGACGACGTTCCCGAAGAACGACCACCGCAACCACCGCCCGCGCTCGTGGCTGATCGAGGGGCTGCAGAAGGTCGAGACGCTGAAGTTCCTCCACGAGGGCCGCAATATGACGCTGGGGCAGGCGGCGCTGAAGTGGGTGTTGGCCGACCCGATCATCACCTCGGCCCAGCCGAACATCTACAACGTCGAGCAGCTCGAAGAGTTCGCGGCGGCCCCAGACCTGCCGGACCTGACGGCGGCCGAGCTGGTTCGGGTGGCGGAGCTGTACGCGCGCAACTTCGACGTGCAGCCCGTCGCCGTCTGA
- a CDS encoding DUF1802 family protein, whose amino-acid sequence MAITALKEWAVAVKALREGRQVLLVRKGGISEETRHFRISAERFLLFPTREHQRADLLQPAFQDDLAAVLAAPSDPSVVRFDTWGEMTDLWEITEPAQVEALAPFYCFSTGYAEERLRWKPRHPLLVMAVRAYRLDTPLTLPMRKEFGGCKSWLTLDDDLAVGGLTAALDDATYAEQIAAVRAALERATPAAV is encoded by the coding sequence ATGGCGATCACAGCACTCAAAGAGTGGGCCGTTGCCGTCAAGGCGCTCCGCGAGGGGCGTCAGGTGCTGCTGGTCCGCAAGGGCGGCATCAGCGAGGAGACGCGCCACTTCCGCATCAGCGCCGAGCGCTTCCTGCTCTTCCCCACCCGCGAGCACCAGCGCGCCGATCTGCTCCAGCCCGCGTTCCAGGACGATCTGGCGGCCGTCCTGGCCGCGCCGAGCGATCCGAGCGTCGTGCGCTTCGACACCTGGGGCGAGATGACCGACCTCTGGGAGATCACCGAGCCGGCCCAGGTCGAGGCGTTGGCCCCGTTCTACTGCTTCTCGACGGGCTACGCCGAGGAGCGGCTGCGCTGGAAGCCCCGGCATCCGCTGCTGGTGATGGCGGTGCGCGCCTACCGGCTGGACACCCCGCTGACCCTGCCGATGCGGAAGGAGTTTGGCGGCTGCAAGTCCTGGCTGACCCTGGACGACGATCTGGCGGTCGGCGGCCTGACGGCAGCCCTGGACGACGCCACCTACGCCGAGCAGATCGCAGCCGTCCGGGCCGCGCTGGAGCGGGCGACGCCCGCCGCCGTCTGA
- a CDS encoding c-type cytochrome, with the protein MTSRTLKMALLGLAASTLVLGACAAPPPAAPAASAKEEKPAAAAASGGGAAVAGDANAGKDLFVRKGCIACHVAQGVQGATGTIGPNLNGIGDMAKRPKLADGASNSPEHVREWIKDPQKLKPGTMMPNLQLTDKEADDLTALLMTLK; encoded by the coding sequence GTGACATCTCGTACGCTGAAGATGGCGCTGCTCGGACTCGCCGCCTCAACGCTCGTGCTTGGCGCCTGCGCTGCCCCGCCGCCGGCCGCCCCGGCTGCTTCCGCGAAGGAAGAGAAGCCGGCCGCTGCCGCCGCTTCCGGCGGCGGCGCGGCGGTTGCTGGTGACGCGAACGCCGGCAAGGACTTGTTCGTCCGCAAGGGGTGCATCGCCTGCCACGTCGCGCAGGGCGTCCAGGGGGCGACGGGCACCATCGGCCCGAACCTGAACGGCATCGGCGACATGGCCAAGCGGCCGAAGCTGGCGGATGGCGCGTCGAACTCGCCGGAGCACGTCCGCGAGTGGATCAAGGATCCGCAGAAGCTGAAGCCCGGCACGATGATGCCGAACCTCCAGTTGACCGACAAGGAAGCAGACGACCTGACGGCGCTGCTGATGACGCTCAAGTAG